From Luteibacter yeojuensis:
GAGCTGGATGGGGGGCACGGCGAACATGATCGCGGTGAAGCAGGCGATCGGGATGTCCGACACGTCGCTCGCAACGACGCTGCTCACCGACGCTCTTTGCTATTCCATGTGGGTCGTGGTGCTGTTCTCCGTCGCCCGCCTTGCACCGGCGTTCAATCGCTGGACGCGGGCCACGTCGAGCGCCGATATCACCGTGGCCGAAACCGCCGTCCGGGCACCCGCCACGGGCGACAGCGTGCTCCTCTGGCTGGGGCTGGCCGTGCTGGTATCGACGCTCTCGGCCAACCTCGGCGCCAGGCTCCCGATAGGGAACATGGTGTCGGCCACGACCTGGACGATCCTCATCGCCACGACGGCGGGACTGGTGGCGGCGCACACGCCGCTCGCGCGCCTTCCCGGCGCCCAGTCGGTATCGAGCGCCCTGCTGATCTCGGTGGTCGCGGTGCTCGCCTCGCAGAGCAGCTTCGCCGGCATCGCCGCGGCGCCGGTCTACCTCCTCGCCGGCGTCACCGTCATCGCCATCCACGCGTCGCTGCTTTGCATCGCCGCGCGGATCTTCCGCTTCGACCTCTATCTCTGCGGCATCGCCTCGCTCGCCCATATCGGCGGGGTGGCGGCCACCCCGGTGCTGGCCGCCACGTATTCGCGTTCGCTGGTGCCGGTGGGCATCCTGCTCGCGCTGCTCGGCTATATCCTCGGAACCGGATTCGGCCTGGTCGTCTCCGCGGTGCTATCCGCGCTGGCCTCCTGACAAGGAACTCGCTATGAACACGTTTCGTCATACCGTCCTCGCAACCCTGCTGGCCCTTTCACTCGCCGCCCCGCCCGTCCTTGCGGCGGAGATGAAGGTACCGCCATCCGGCATCGTGGGCGTCGGGGACGCGCAGCTCACCCCGGACTTCTGGGTGGCGAAACTCACCGACGGCGACAAGGTGGTGATGGACCGCGCCGCCATCGCGGCATTGAACGAACGCGTCGCGACCCTCGATCCTTCCATGCACGACATCCGCCACCTGCCGGCCACGTTGCCGCGCGGGCAGGTCGAGGGCTGGATCGAAAAGCTGACCAGGAAACCGGGCAAGCCGCTCTTCGGCGTCGAAGGCAAGCCGGTACCGGCGGCGACGATCGACGGCGTGATGGCGAACGCGGCCATCGATTCGATTCCTGCCCAGATCGCGCCGCGCTACGGCATGGCCGTCCGGCGCAGCATGCTGCGCGGCTACCCCACCGACCTGCGCGTGTTCAGCGATGCGGACGATACCGACATCGACCGCTTCCAGGAGAGCGCGCTGTTCCCCGGCGATCCGCTGGTGACCGTGCACACGAGCAAGGACGGCAAGTGGGCGTTCGTCGTGAGCCCCCGCTACGCGGCCTGGGTCCACGCCGACGACGTGGCCTACGGCGACGCCGCGGCGGTGTTCGCCCATGCCGACGCCACGCCGTATCGCGTGATCACGGGCGCCAAGCCGCGCACCGTGTACACGCCGGAAGCGCCGTCGGTGTCCGAACTGCAGCTGGACATGGGCACGCGCGTGCCCCTGGACACCACGCTGCCGCCCGACCAGCCGGTGAACGGACAGAGTCCCTATGCCTCCTGGGTCCTCAGCCTCCCCGTGCGCGATGCGAAGGGTGCGCTGTCTTTCCATCCGGCCCTGCTCCAGCGCAACCAGGATTCCTCGGCGGACTACCTCCCGCTGACGCGCGCGAACATCGTGCGCCAGGCTTTCAAGTTCCTCGGCGAACGCTACGGCTGGGG
This genomic window contains:
- a CDS encoding DUF819 family protein, with translation MIQSVWPYLAVMLLAAGFWPAIERRFAWKAFDILPPIVLTYLTVTALSVAGAWTASPDIHQAQQVLVARMVPALLFLLMINCDLRAILALGPRVLAVFACTSVALFTAFVLTYLLYRHWMPGDEWKPLASLSGSWMGGTANMIAVKQAIGMSDTSLATTLLTDALCYSMWVVVLFSVARLAPAFNRWTRATSSADITVAETAVRAPATGDSVLLWLGLAVLVSTLSANLGARLPIGNMVSATTWTILIATTAGLVAAHTPLARLPGAQSVSSALLISVVAVLASQSSFAGIAAAPVYLLAGVTVIAIHASLLCIAARIFRFDLYLCGIASLAHIGGVAATPVLAATYSRSLVPVGILLALLGYILGTGFGLVVSAVLSALAS
- a CDS encoding SH3 domain-containing protein; this encodes MNTFRHTVLATLLALSLAAPPVLAAEMKVPPSGIVGVGDAQLTPDFWVAKLTDGDKVVMDRAAIAALNERVATLDPSMHDIRHLPATLPRGQVEGWIEKLTRKPGKPLFGVEGKPVPAATIDGVMANAAIDSIPAQIAPRYGMAVRRSMLRGYPTDLRVFSDADDTDIDRFQESALFPGDPLVTVHTSKDGKWAFVVSPRYAAWVHADDVAYGDAAAVFAHADATPYRVITGAKPRTVYTPEAPSVSELQLDMGTRVPLDTTLPPDQPVNGQSPYASWVLSLPVRDAKGALSFHPALLQRNQDSSADYLPLTRANIVRQAFKFLGERYGWGHAYNGRDCSGFVSDVYRSMGVQMPRNTRDQSISPGLAHTVYTDKDSHEARLKAAMALEVGDMVYIPGHVMMVIGKIDGQPYVIHDVGGMSYRQADGTLRHVKLNEVSVTPLLPMMSGHDKTFVDIMTSIVRIR